From a region of the Lepidochelys kempii isolate rLepKem1 chromosome 26, rLepKem1.hap2, whole genome shotgun sequence genome:
- the LOC140903718 gene encoding uncharacterized protein, producing the protein MDGETGDPRTDRRVCGQRDTGMDGETGDPRTDRRVCGQTDTGMDGETGDPRTDRRVCGQRDTGMDGETGDPRTDRRVCGQTDTGMDGETGDPRTDRRVCGQTDTGMDGETGDQRMDRQTQGWTDRWVCGQTDRGMDRQTGDPRTDRRVCGQTDTGMDGQTGDPWTDRRVCGQTDTGMDGQMGESADGQRDTGMDGQTGLWTDGWTDRQGTRGQTDGSVDRRTQGWTDRWGTSGWTDRHRDGQTDGSVDRRTEGWTDRQGIRGQTDGSVDRQTQGWTDRRGIRGQTDGSVDRQTQGWTDRWGNPQTDRGTQGWTDRRVCGQTDGQTDRGSVDRWVCGQTDTGMDGEMRDLWTDRRVCGQMDTGMDRFTDQ; encoded by the coding sequence ATGGACGGAGAGACGGGGGACCCGCGGACAGACAGACGGGTCTGTGGACAGAGGGACACAGGGATGGACGGAGAGACGGGGGACCCGCGGACAGACAGACGGGTCTGTGGACAGACGGACACAGGGATGGACGGAGAGACGGGGGACCCGCGGACAGACAGACGGGTCTGTGGACAGAGGGACACAGGGATGGACGGAGAGACGGGGGACCCGCGGACAGACAGACGGGTCTGTGGACAGACGGACACAGGGATGGACGGAGAGACGGGGGACCCGCGGACAGACAGACGGGTCTGTGGACAGACGGACACAGGGATGGACGGAGAGACGGGGGACCAgcggatggacagacagacacagggatggacagacagatgggtCTGTGGACAGACGGACagagggatggacagacagacaggggatcCGCGGACAGACCGACGGGTCtgtggacagacagacacagggatgGACGGACAGACGGGGGATCCGTGGACAGACAGACGGGTCtgtggacagacagacacagggatgGACGGACAGATGGGGGAATCCGCAGACGGACAGAGGGACACAGGGATGGACGGACAGACGGGTCTGTGGACAgacggatggacagacagacaggggaccCGCGGACAGACAGACGGGTCTGTGGACAGACGGACACAGGGATGGACGGACAGATGGGGGACCAgcggatggacagacagacacagggatggacagacagatgggtCTGTGGACAGACGGACagagggatggacagacagacaggggatcCGCGGACAGACCGACGGGTCtgtggacagacagacacagggatgGACGGACAGACGGGGGATCCGTGGACAGACAGACGGGTCtgtggacagacagacacagggatgGACGGACAGATGGGGGAATCCGCAGACGGACAGAGGGACACAGGGATGGACGGACAGACGGGTCTGTGGACAgacggatggacagacagacaggggatcCGTGGACAGATGGGTCTGTGGACAGACGGACACAGGGATGGACGGAGAGATGAGGGATCTGTGGACAGACAGACGGGTCTGTGGACAGATGGACACAGGGATGGACAGATTCACAGACCAATGA